CGGACGCCTACACAGCGCAGATGGGCGCTCAGGGACTGTTCTGGCTGGTCTCATCCACCGAAAGCTGGGATTCGAACATCCGGAAGTACCGGCCCCTCAATGCCACGAGTTCCTTGTGTGTTCCTTGCTCCGCAATGCGCCCGTCCTCCAGCATGTACACGATGTCCGCCTTCTCGATGGTGGCCAGGCGATGGCTGATGGCGATGATGGTGCTGCTACGGTCCGCGAACAGCCGGGTGAAGATGCGGTGCTCCGCCAAAGCGTCGATGGCTGATGTGGGTTCATCCATGACCATGAACGAGGCATCGCGGTAGAAGTTACGTGCCATTGCGAGCCGTTGCCATTGGCCGCCTGACAGCCCGCTTCCCTTGCGTCCGCGGGGGTCCTCCATCCAGTTGCTGACATGGTTCTCCAGGCCGTTTGGCAGCTTGTTGATGAACTCCATCGCTTCAGCGTCCGAGGCCGCCCGCCGGATGCGGTCATCGTCCCGGGGCTGGTCCACATCGCCGAGGTAGATGTTCTCCGCCGCGGTGGCGAACTCATATTTCAGGAACTCCTGGCTCAGCACTGCGAGGTGCCGGTGCCAACTGGTGACGTCAATCGTGGTGAGGTCAACGCCGTCGAGCAGAACCTGGCCTGAATCGGGCCGGTACAGTCCCGCCAAAATTCGGATCAGCGTGGATTTGCCGGCGCCGTTCTCCCCCACAATCGCGATGTGCTGACCTGCCCTGATGGTCATGGAAATGCCTTTGATGACCTCAATGTCGCTCCCCGTATAGCTGAACCGGATGTCCCGCAGCTCCACGGTGTTGGGCGACGCGGGCAGAGGCTTTTCTTTCCCGCTGGGCACAGGAAGGGCCATGAAAAGCTCGTAGTCCTTGAGGTTTGCGAGGTCCTCATCGATTGAACTCAGCGACGAGACAAGGCTGTTGGCGGTGGAGAGCGCGCGGCTCACAATCTGTTGGACATAGAGGAACTGGCCCACCGGCTGTGCCCTGGCGATGATCTGGCCAACCACCCAGATCAGGGACACAACTTCGGCTCCGTACTGCAGGGAGTCTGCGGCCAGCTGCTTGGGAATGTACCGCTTTTGGAAGTCCAGGCGCCTGCGTTCATCAGCATCCCGCAGCCTCGACCTGAGGTCCATGAGGTACCCCACGATCCCGTAAAGGCGCATCTCCGCAATGTGCTGGGGCCGAAGCAGGTTTTGCTCGATCATCCGGCGTTGCCGCCGCGAATCAACCTGTGTGTTCCAGTGCGCGATCTGTTCCCGGGACAGCTTGAACTGGAGGTAGACACTGGGCACGATAGCCACCAGCACAATGACTGCGATCCACCAACTGACCAGCAGCAGGGCACCGATGGCCAGGACCACGGAGACGAACTGCGTGAAGATGGCCGCTATCCGGTCCAGAACGCGCGCATACGAATCGGAGAACCGCTTGGCGCGGTCGTAAAGATCCACCGTTTCCTTGTCGTCGTAGCGCCAGAACTCCAGCGCCAGAAACCGCTGGTACATCATGTCGCCAACGATGGCACCCACTTTGAAGCTCATCAGCTGCTGGATGTAGCGGTCAACGCTGCTGAAGGCCCCCCAGAACAAGCCCAGCGCCGCAGTGATGATGACGTACAGGATGGCCCGGGGGCCGGCGTCGGAGTCTCCCGCGTAACCGGCGGCCAGCGCTGTGGTGGTCAGCGCAGCGAAATAGGTGGTGACCAGCGGCAGCGTGGCCGAAATCAGCGATCCGGCCACCTTCATGATGACCGCCCCAGGTGAGGCTTTGAAGCTCACTTTCAGGACCTGTCCGACGGCGCGTGCGTACGGCCGCAGAGCCAGCTTGCGGGGCGGCGCCTTGCCCGGTTGGCTTGAATTCAGCCGGATCGATTCCGGGTGCCGCGGTTGCGCGGGCTTTTCTGACATGTGCCCAGCCTATTCTTAGGGACCGACAATGATGCGGCGTCCTGTTAAACAACTGTTCCCCGTGGAAACTTCCACGGGGAACAGCCAAGGTAATTGATCAGCGGGAACCGTAGTTAGGTGCCTCGACAGTCATCTGGATGTCATGCGGGTGGGACTCCTTGAGTCCCGCGGGCGTGATCCGGACGAACTTGCCGCGTGCCTTCAGCTCCGGAATGGTGGGAGCGCCGGTGTAGAACATGGTCTGGCGGAGGCCGCCAACCAGCTGGTAAGCCACCGAAGCCAGCGGGCCGCGGAAGGCAACGCGGCCTTCGATACCTTCCGGGATGAGCTTGTCGTCGCCGGAAACGTCCGCTTGGAAGTAGCGGTCCTTGGAGTAGGAGGTGTTCTTGCCACGGGACTGCATGGCGCCCAGGGAGCCCATGCCGCGGTAGCTCTTGAACTGCTTGCCGTTGACGAAGATGAGCTCGCCCGGGGACTCCTCACAGCCTGCGAGGAGGGAGCCCAGCATCACGGTGTCGGCTCCGGCAACCAGTGCCTTGCCAATGTCGCCCGAGTACTGGAGGCCGCCGTCGGCAATCAACGGAACGCCGGCAGGGATTGCTGCCTTCGCGGACTCGTAAATGGCGGTGATCTGCGGCACGCCCACGCCGGCAACCACGCGGGTGGTGCAAATGGATCCCGGACCCACGCCCACCTTGATGCCGTCGGCGCCGGCGTCGATCAGCGCCTGGGCGCCTTCACGGGTGGCAGCCTGGCCGCCGATGATGTCAACGTGCGCAGCGATGGGATCCGACTTCAGGCGGCGGATCATGTCCAGCACGCCCTGGGAGTGGCCGTTGGCGGTATCGACGAACAGTGCGTCAACGCCGGCGTCGATGAGCTTCATGGCGCGCTCCCAGCCGTCACCGAAGAAACCGATGGCGGCACCCACGCGGAGGCGGCCTTCGTCGTCCTTGGTGGCCAATGGGTACTGCTCTGCCTTGGTGAAGTCCTTGGTGGTGATGAGGCCCATCAGGCGGCCTTGCTCATCAACCAGCGGGAGCTTCTCGATCTTGTTGGTGGCCAGCTTGTGCGAGGCTTCCTCGCGGCTGATGCCCACATGACCGGTGATGAGCGGCATCTTGGTCATGGCGTCGCTGACGCTGCGCAGCGGGAATTCCGATTCCGGGATGAAGCGGGTGTCGCGGTTGGTGACGATACCCAGCAGGCGTCCGTCGGTGTCCACTACGGGAAGGCCTGAAACGCGGTAGCGGGAACACAGCTCGTCCAGTTCCTGCAGCGTTGCCTGCGGGCCAATGGTCAGCGGGTTGGTGATCATGCCTGATTCGCTGCGCTTGACGCGGTCAACGTGCTCGGCTTGGTCGTCGATGGACAGGTTGCGGTGAACCACGCCCAAACCACCTTGGCGGGCCATGGCGATGGCCATGCGGGACTCGGTGACGGTGTCCATGGCTGCGGACAGCAACGGAGTCTGTACGGAGATGCGCTTGGAAATGCGTGATGAGGTGTCCGCGTCGGACGGGATGACATCCGTGTGGCCGGGGAGCAACAGGACGTCGTCGTAGGTCAGGCCGACAAAGCCAAAGGGATCGTGTTCGGGCTGGGTCATGAGTGTGCGCCTCTTACCTGGGTTCCGGGGGCTTAACTGGTAGGGGTTGCAACTGATGACCAGCCCGTCATTACGGGACTGGCCTGTGCATGAGGTACCTGTGCAGAAGTTACCTGTGCAGAAGGTATTGGATAAATACTAGAACCTCCGCGCCTATCGCCATATTCCGCGACGCCTGACTGTGAGAAATCCCACTGGCGGCAGGCCGGCGTCGTGCGTTTGAAACCGCCGGAGAGCGGGAACCTAGCTGGCTGACCAACCGGTGGCGGCCAGCAGCCGTTCTTCAAACATCGGGATCATGGTTTGCACGTAGGTCTTGGTGAGGTGGTTGTCGTCCTTGTAGACATAGATGTTCCCAACCACAGCCGGACACGTCCCTTGCTCGCAGATGAAGTCGCTCATGTCCATCAGGTAGAGCCGCTCCACCTTGCCGACGTAATCGTCCAACGGTGACGACGCCGCCAGGGACTCTGCAAGCGGCACATTGCAGTCGGGCGAATCTTTGCCCTTCTTCTGGACGCATTCAGGCATGTTGAAGCTGAAACGCGGGTTGTCCCGGACGCCCACTACATCGATTCCTGCGTCTGTGAACGGCTTGATGCCTTCGAGGTACCCGGGCACTTCGGTCTCGAACGGGGCCTCGACGTGCGTCAGCGAAGCTACGGTGAACACGGCATCAGGCTTGTGCTCCATGACGTAAGCGGCACTTGCCTTGTTGAAATCGTTGCAAAAATCGGGCCTCTCCGGAGATTGGGCACCGAAACGGCAGCCACCCTTGAGCAACGTCACCACTTCCCAACCGTGTTCCTTGGCGATCGGACCAAGGGCAGCCGTGTACTGCTGGGAGTGCGAATCACCGAGCACCACAATTCTCTTGGTGACCACATCGGGTTCCTCATTCTGCAGGCAGCCCTCCAGCAGAGGATCGCCGGGCACGTTGTCCCCGGTGCACGGCCCGTCGACGTTCGCCCACTCATCCTTCATGGCTGCAGGCGCCGGGATTATCAGGGCCTCTTCGCTCGGCCGACCGGAGTAGTCCGGGGACAACGCGGCAGCACCCGGCGTCAATTCCTGGGGCTGACCAGCAATCGCTGCAGCTTCCGCGGTGATGGCGCTTTGCCAAGCCGTGACCGGCAGCGCCAGCAGCGCACCGCAGGAGACAATCACGACGGCGGCCCGCCAGGACCGCACGTCTGGCCACTTCCAGCTGCGCAGGGGTACTTCCACATACCTTGTGGTGGCAACCGCGAGCAGCAGGGAACCCGCCATGATTCCCAGACCTTGGAGGAGGCTCGGCTGCTTGGTGCCGGAGGCCAGGAGGAAGAACACCAGCATTGGCCAGTGCCACAGGTACAGGGCGTACGAATTGTCTCCCAGCATGACCAGCGGACGCGAGCTCAGGAGACGGTCGGCACCGAACCGGCTCCCGCTTTGCCCGGCGACGATCACGGCGGCGGCTGCGAGGGTGGGCCAAAGGGCTACGAACCCCGGGAACGAGCGGTCCACGGTGAGCATGAGCCCACAGGCGAGCATCGCTGCAATACCGGCCCATCCCAGAAAAACGCGGAGCCTCCGTTTTGGTTTCAGATACGGGATGGCCAGGGCCAGCAGTGAGCCCAAGGCGAACTCCCACAGACGTGCTCGGGTATCAAAGTAGGCGTACGCCTGGTTAGTGGCGGTCTGCTCGATGGAGAACACGAGCGAAGCCACGAAGACGGCACCGAAGGCGATGAACAGCAATTGCCGGTGGGCTACGGCCTTCCGCTGCGGGAACAGCCTGGCCAGCTGCGGCTGCAGAAGGGCGACTCCGGCGAAGATCAGCGGCCACAGAATAAACACCTGGCCCTGCACGGACAGCGACCAAAAATGTTGCAGGGGGCTGGCGTCCACGTGCTGCTGGGCGTAGTAATCCACGGCGAACGCGGCAAGCTGCCAGTTTTGCCGGTACATGAGGGATGCCCACGCCTCCGTGAGCACATCAGGCCATCGGCTCTGCGGGATCAGCGCCCAGGTGCCGGCCAAGACCGCCAGCAGGACGACGACGACGGCGGGCAGCAGCCGCTTGAACACGTGGAGCCAGTGCCGCAAGAGTCTGAGTGGCTTATGACTTTCAAGCTTGCGCGTGAAGGACAACGTCAGCAGGAAAGCCGAGATGAGCAGGAAGACGTCCACGCCGCCCGAAACTTTGCCGAGCCAGATATGGTATGCCGCAACCATGAGCACTGCCAGTGCACGCAAGCCCTGGACCTCCGGACGGAAGCCGGGTTTCGCCGTGGTGCGTTCCTTGCCCGCCGCCGGGGACGTGGCGCTTGCGCGTGTATCCATCATTGTTGCCACCCTGTCGCGGCAAACCACCTTTCATCGAGCATGCCCGCCATGCTCTTGACGTAGGTTTTGGTCAGGTGGTTGTCGTCCAGGTAGACGAACGTATTACCGATGATGGGCGGACAGTAGATTCCCAGGCAGATCAGGTCTGTCATGTCCAAGAGGAACAGGTTCTGGTACTTACCCCTCACGGCGTCAAAGGGGCTGGGTTCGGCCAGGACGTCTGACTTCAGCGGGCGGCAATCAGGGCTGTCCACGCCTTTGGCGAGCGTGCAGTCCGTGAGGCTGTAAGTAAACCGTGGGTTATCCCGCACCGCCACCACCTGGATGCCCAGCCCCGTGACCTCAGGAATGAGGTCCTCGAAACCGTGGGTCAGTCGCTCGTCGGGCAAGGATGACACAGCCGCCGTGCCCACCATGAAGATGGCATCCGGCGCATGGTCCTGGATGTGGCTGCGCACTTCACTGTTGAACTCGTTGCAGCCCGGCTCGGACTCGGGGTCTTCTGTCATGAAGGGACAGGCTCCGGCGAGCAACGAGTAGACGCGCCAATGATGCTGCTCCGCCAACACTTCCAGGGCGGCAAGCCACTGCTGGGAGTGGGAGCTGCCAACTACCAGGACTGTCTTGGTGGCGTCGGCCCCGACGCCGTTCTGCTGGCAGTTGTCCTGAAGCAGCTGCGATTCCGGCTTAATGTCGCCCGAACATCCGTCGGACAGGTTGGCCCAGTCACTCCCAATCCTTTCCGCGGTGGGCTGGGTGAGCGCATTCGGAGCCACTTCATTCACATATGTGGGAAGGAGGGCTTTTGCACCGGGGTTATCGAAGACCATCCGCGCCTCCGCAGCTTGCTGGTCCACGTCCAACCTGTACTGGAAAGCGAGGAGGGGCGCGGACACCACTGCCAGGCAGGCCACGATCGCGATGACCGAGCGGCGGCGCTTCATCTCCGGCCACTTCCACTCACGGAAGGGCTTCTCTATGTACTTGGTGGTCAGGAAAGCCAAGACAAGTGACAGCGCAATAATGGCCGTGCCCGAAAGCCAGCCGGCGTGATCCTTGCCGCTCCAAGCCAAGGCAATCACCAGAATGGGCCAGTGCCAGAGGTAGAGGGCGTAGGAGTTGTCACCGAGCCGGACCAGGAATTTGGAACTCAGGATCCTGTCCACGCCGAAACGGCTCCCCGTCTGACCGGCTGCGATAACCGCGACGGCAGCCAGCGTGGGCCACAAGGCCACGAATCCAGGGAACGCAGTCTGCACCTGCAGAAGGATGCCGCAGGTGAGCATCGCTGCCACCCCAATCCAGCCCAAGGCCACACGGACAGGTTTGGAGAAGTTCAGGGCCGGCAGGATCAAGGCCACCAACGTGCCCAAAGCAAACTCCCACAAACGGGCAAAGGTATCGAAGTACGCCACTGCCTGGTTGTTGGCAGTGAAGATGATGGAGTAAATGAACGAGACCAGGAAAATGATCGCGAAGACGTACATCAGCGTGGCGCGGTAGCGGAGGGCAAAGCGGCGGCACACCAGCGCGACCGTTGCAAAGATGATGGGCCACAAAATGAACACCTGGCCCTGGATGGACAAGGACCAGAAGTGCTGCACAGGGCTCGCCATGCTGTGGTCGGTGGCGTAGTAATCAACTGCCAACTCCTGCAACAGCCTGTTCTCAAAGTAAAACAGCGAAGCCCAGGTTTGCTGGACGATTTCAACCCAGCGCGTGGCCGGCAGGAACGCGAAGGTTGCTGCGAGCGTGCCCACCAGAACTACGACGACGGCGGGCAGGAGCCGCCTGAACAGGTGCAGCCAGTGCCGCAGGAGGTCCATGGGGCGGCCCTGTTTGTAACGTCCCGTGAACTGGAGGGTCATGAGGAACGCTGAGATCAGGAGGAAGACATCAACGCCTCCGGAGACCCTGCCGATCCAGATGTGGTAACTGACCACCATGAGGACTGCGAGGGATCGAAGGCCTTGGATTTCGGGGCGGAACTTAGACTTCGCAACGGGTCCGGCAGCCCGCTTACCGTGGTGGGCAGGGGCTGGAATCGTTGGCGTCGTCACGTTAGGCAGTTCCTCAAAGCTTGTGGCACAAAGCATCAATATTACGCGGATTTAGCCGCGCAACCCATGGTGGAGGGTGTCCCTGGCCGCCATACGAAGCCCCATCAGCACAGGTCCAGCCATATATTCTGCCAGCCCAACCTGTGCGTGACCTGTGCTGATACTTCTTTGCCTCGTTAGCGTTGCCGTTCGGCGCGCCCCCTCCAACGTGACCCATTACACGTTTTCTGAGGCTGCCTGGCCCGCTGCGTTTTGCTTCAATACTGGTTCCGTTGCACGGCCTGGATTCCGTTCAGCGAGCCGGCTGGCAAGGTAGCGGGCATCCCTGGTGACTCCGGGAAGCGTTGCCGAGGCTGCCGCGAAAAGGAACTCCTGACCGATGAAATAAACGCCCGGAACGTCGTGGGCCACTCCCCGTGTCTGTTGGGGCTCACCGAGGGCATCGAAGACCGGGAGTTTCACCCACGAGTAGTCCTCGTGGTAACCGGTGCACCAAATGACATTCGAAGCTTCCACACGACTCCCATCGTCCAGGACCGGCCGGCCCTCCGAAACCCCGGCCAGCCTCGGTACCAGGTGCACCCCCGCAGCAACCAGGTCCTTGGTCTTGGTCCGGATCAGTGGTGCCGCCATCGACTTGAATCCGGGAGCCGCCTTGCGACCGATGGGTGTGTTGAGATTCAGGACATGCAAACCGAGGAACCGCACCATGGGAAGGGCGAAGCGTGCAGCCGTCCGGCCATGCCGCATAGGCATCTCACCGCTGGGGCGTCCCGCCAGTTGAGTGGCATGGGATTTGCCAACTTCAAGGGCTATTTCAGCTCCTGAATTGCCCAGCCCCACCACCAGGACGGGGCCATCCTTCAACTGCCCGGGATTCCTGTAGTCCTCTGAATGTAGTTGCAGTATCTCCGAATCCAAATCTCCTGCGAACTGCGGCTTCTTGGGCAGATGGTGTCCTCCTGTAGCAATCACCACGTTGTTGCAGCGCCAGCTGCGATCTCCCGCTGCCACGGTAAACACGTCTCCGACACGATTGATCTGGTCCACGAGGACGTTGGGGACGAAGGGGAGGTCAAAGCGGCGCACATAGTCCTCCAGATAGTCAGCCAGTTGATCCTTTGTGGGGAACGCAAGGTGGTCACCGGGGAAAGGCGCTCCTGGGAGGCCGTCATACTTGGCGGGCGTAAAGAGCCGCAGCGAGTCCCAGCGTTGGCGCCAGGCTTCCCCCGGCCTCCCGTTCTGATCCAGTATCAGGAAGGTCCTGCCTTCCTGGGCCAAGAAGTATCCCAGCGCGAGCCCTGCCTGCCCACCTCCCACGATGATCGTGTCCACTGTCGATTCCAGGTTGGCGTTCATTGTTCTGTCCCTTCAGTTACTGGTTCTCCGATTGGTTCATTGAGAGCGTCGTCAGGGACCTTCCGGTAGCGCAGGCACCACAAGAGCATGAGGGCGGAAGCAACAATGTAGAAGGAGTGCAGCAGCCAAACGGGGCCCGCCGGGAGGTCAAAGACATAGAACGAATGCACTGCATTGGCCACGTTGGTGGTGGCGATGTTGCCGACGCTGTAGGACTCAAGGTCCTTGGTGCGCACAGCTTTGAGAAGCATGGGCAGCATGCTGGCTGCAAAAAGCACTGTGGATACGGTGCCGGCAAGCAGTGGAATGTTCATAACGCCAAGCTATGAGTCCAGCCCCTTACGCCGCGTCGGCAGAATGACGCATTTCAGTACACGCTGCATGGGTATTTCTGCGCAGGAAATGACTGAGGGTCAGTGGATCAGGCCGTGCTCAAAGGCGTAGCCGGTCGCGGCCGCCCTGGAGGGCACCGCGAGTTTGGAAAGAATGTTGCTGACGTGCCGGGCTACCGTCTTTTCGCTGAGGTAAAGCTCACGGGCGATGGTCCGGTTGGCATTGCCGCCCGCGATCAGGCGCAGGACTTCAAGTTCCCTGCTGGTCAACGGAGATGCGTCCACGCTCGTTTCGCCAGTCAATTCCAAAACATCTGCTGCTGCCGGAGTTGCCCCGAGATCGGCGAAGTCTGCTTTTGCGGCTTCAAACTCCATCGCAGCAGAGTCCTGGTCGCCCAGCAACTTGCAGGCACGGCCCGCCAGCACCCTGCAGCTGGCGGCGCCAAAGGGGGCCTCTAGGCTGTACCAAAGACGCCAAGCTTTCCTCGCCGCGGCCAGGGCCGCATGGGGATTTCCTTCGGCGAGCAGCACGTTGGCTTCAGCCTGGGCAGCGATAGCCTGTTCCAAGGGCCTGCGCGCGTCCCTGACCGGTGCCGCGAATTCGTCGGCCGCTGCGCGTGCCGCTTCAAGATCGCCGGCGGCAAGCTCGATGTCCACCACCGCAGGGAGCAGTCGACGGCGGTTGGCAGGATCCGCGCCGGACATCGCTCGGCGCACCATGGATTGGGCTTGTGCTGCCTTGTGCTGCCTGACGAGCATGAGGGCCAACCCCGGCAGTGCTTCGAAGCCGGTCTCGGCGGCTTTGGCATAGGCCGAGGCCGCTTCTTCATCAAGGCCGGTCAGGCGAAAGAGCTCGCCTTGAAAGTACCAGGCGCCCCAAGTCGCTTCGGGGTCGCCGTGTCGAGAACGGTCTTGGGCGATCTTGAGTGCCGCCATGGCTTCCTCCCAAGCTCCATGGAGGATGAACAACTCGGCCCTGTGCGTTTGGCATTGCCCGCTGAACATGACCATGTCAGGCTGCTGCCCGCACCAGCGTGCCAGCGCAGCCGTCCACTCGTGCGCGCGCTGCACGTCCAAGGTCAGGCGGCAGCTTCCGATCACAGCGCAGTAGATGATGCCCGAGGGGATGGGCGAGACTTCCCCGGCGCTTACGGCGACCATCGCTTCGTCCAGGAAACCGAGGCCTTCATCGGGGAATCCCAAGTTGATCCGGGCAGTCCCAACGCCCAACTGCCCCAACGCCGTCAGGTCACGGTCGTGGAACCGCTGTCCCAAGGCCAAAGCGCGGCTGAAGAGCTCGTTGCTGGTCTCCGGATTCCCTCCATACAGTGCTCCCAGTGCTGTCGGGATCAGGACGTAGCCCTCGGCTTCCGTGGGGTCTACCATTCCGTCCAGCATGCGCTTGGCACGGGCCAACCAGCCGGAACCCCGCGCCTGTTCCCCGAGGTTCATGAGGTAGAGGACCAGCCACGCTGCACAGCGGGCCGCCCCTGCCATATCCCCCACGGTCACGTACTCGTCATGGGCTCTCGTCAGGTAGGCGACGCCCTCCGATTCCTTACCCAGGAGCATCGCCACGGATGCCACCAGCTCAATGTCTTGGGGAGGCAGACCACCCTCTGCGTCCGCGCGGGCAAGGCAATCCAGAGCATCGCTCCAGCGATGCTCTGAGAACGCCGAGCGTCCCAGGTCCAAGGCTGTGGCAGGCATCGTCATGGCTCACCTTGCGGCGACGATGCACCCCGGTGACGCACCCAAGCCGCCGTATTAGCGTCAGGTTACCGCCGCCGTCGTACGCTCACAATAGCCGCCCCGCGCAAAGCCGCAGACAACAAAAGCCCCGGTCAACGTGACCGGGGCTTTTGTAAAACAGGCCGTTAGTGCTGGTGGCCTGCGTGTGCGTCTTCTTCCTCAGCCGGCTTCTCGGCAACCAGGGTCTCGGTGGTGAGAACCAGGGCAGCGATGGAAGCGGCGTTGCGGAGAGCCGAACGGGTGACCTTGACGGGGTCGATCACGCCAGCGGCGATCAGGTCCTCGTACTCGCCGGACTTGGCGTTGAAGCCGTGGTTGGCTTCGAGCTCGGAAACCTTGGCAACAACAACAAAGCCGTCGAAGCCTGCGTTCTGGGCGATCCAGCGCAGCGGCTGAACCAGGGCGCGGCGGACGATGCCCACAGCAGCTGCTGCGTCGCCTTCGAGCGCCTTCACGGCCGGGGACTCGTCCAGTGCCTTGAGGGCGTGGATGAGAGCGGAACCGCCACCGGAAACGATGCCTTCTTCGAGGGCTGCACGCGTGGAGGAAACTGCGTCCTCGATGCGGTGCTTCTTTTCCTTCAGCTCAACCTCGGTGGCTGCGCCAACCTTGATCACGCCGATGCCGCCGGCCAGCTTGGCCAGGCGTTCCTGCAGCTTTTCCTTGTCCCAGTCGGAGTCCGTCCGGGTGAGCTCAGCACGCAGCTGTGCAACGCGGTCGGCAACGTCCTGGGCCGTGCCGGCGCCGTCAACGATGGTGGTGTTGTCCTTGGTCACCGTGATGCGGCGCGCAGTACCAAGCACCTCCAGGCCAACGGTGTCCAAGGTCAGGCCGAGGTCCGGGGAAACAACCTGGGCGCCCGTGAGCGTGGCGATGTCCTGGAGCATGGCCTTGCGGCGGTCGCCGAAGCCCGGAGCCTTGACGGCAACAACGTTGAGCGTGCCGCGGATGCGGTTGACGATCAGCGTGGAAAGGGCTTCGCCTTCGATGTCTTCAGCGATGATGAAGAGCGGCTTGTTTGCCTGCAGGGCCTTCTCCAGCAGCGGCAGGAAGTCCTGCAGCGAGGAGATCTTGCCCTGGTTGATCAGGATGAGGGCGTCCTCAAGGACGGCTTCCTGGCGCTCAGCGTCGGTGACGAAGTACGGGGAAAGGTAGCCCTTGTCGAACTGCATGCCCTCGGTGAGGACCAGTTCGGTCTGGGTGGTGGAGGACTCTTCAATGGTGATCACACCATCCTTGCCAACCTTGCCGAATGCTTCAGCCAGCAGTTCGCCAACTTCGTCGCTCTGCGCGGAGATGGCTGCAACGCTGGCAACCTGGGTGCCTTCAACTTCGCGGGCGTTCTCCAGGAGGCGGGCGGCGACGGCTTCGACGGAAACCTCGATGCCGCGCTTGATCTCGCCCGGAGCTGCGCCGGCAGCAACGTTGCGGAGGCCTTCCTTGACCAGCGCCTGTGCCAGCACGGTAGCCGTGGTGGTGCCGTCACCGGCGACGTCATTGGTCTTGGTGGCTACTTCCTTGGCCAGCTGTGCGCCAAGGTTCTCGTAGGGGTCGTCAAGCTCAACTTCGCGGGCGATGGTCACGCCGTCGTTGGTGATCGTGGGAGCGCCCCACTTCTTGTCCAGCACGACGTTGCGGCCGCGCGGGCCAAGCGTCACCTTGACAGTGTTGGCGAGCTTGTCGATACCGGCCTCAAGAGACCGGCGGGCAGCATCGTTAAAAGCAAGCTGCTTTGCCATGGTTGTGTCCTTTCAAGACAGAAAACCCGCACCGCTGACGGGTTGGAATGATTCCAACGCGGCGGCGGTGCGGGGCTCCGGGAAGTTACTTTACGACGATCGCAAGGACGTCGCGGGCGGACAGAACGAGGTACTCGTTGCCGCCGGTCTTGACTTCGGTTCCACCGTACTTGGAGTAGATGACGACGTCGCCAACAGCTACGTCAACCGGTACGCG
This genomic interval from Paenarthrobacter aurescens TC1 contains the following:
- a CDS encoding Acyltransferase family domain protein (identified by match to protein family HMM PF01757) — translated: MMLCATSFEELPNVTTPTIPAPAHHGKRAAGPVAKSKFRPEIQGLRSLAVLMVVSYHIWIGRVSGGVDVFLLISAFLMTLQFTGRYKQGRPMDLLRHWLHLFRRLLPAVVVVLVGTLAATFAFLPATRWVEIVQQTWASLFYFENRLLQELAVDYYATDHSMASPVQHFWSLSIQGQVFILWPIIFATVALVCRRFALRYRATLMYVFAIIFLVSFIYSIIFTANNQAVAYFDTFARLWEFALGTLVALILPALNFSKPVRVALGWIGVAAMLTCGILLQVQTAFPGFVALWPTLAAVAVIAAGQTGSRFGVDRILSSKFLVRLGDNSYALYLWHWPILVIALAWSGKDHAGWLSGTAIIALSLVLAFLTTKYIEKPFREWKWPEMKRRRSVIAIVACLAVVSAPLLAFQYRLDVDQQAAEARMVFDNPGAKALLPTYVNEVAPNALTQPTAERIGSDWANLSDGCSGDIKPESQLLQDNCQQNGVGADATKTVLVVGSSHSQQWLAALEVLAEQHHWRVYSLLAGACPFMTEDPESEPGCNEFNSEVRSHIQDHAPDAIFMVGTAAVSSLPDERLTHGFEDLIPEVTGLGIQVVAVRDNPRFTYSLTDCTLAKGVDSPDCRPLKSDVLAEPSPFDAVRGKYQNLFLLDMTDLICLGIYCPPIIGNTFVYLDDNHLTKTYVKSMAGMLDERWFAATGWQQ
- a CDS encoding putative potassium uptake protein (trkA) (identified by match to protein family HMM PF07992): MNANLESTVDTIIVGGGQAGLALGYFLAQEGRTFLILDQNGRPGEAWRQRWDSLRLFTPAKYDGLPGAPFPGDHLAFPTKDQLADYLEDYVRRFDLPFVPNVLVDQINRVGDVFTVAAGDRSWRCNNVVIATGGHHLPKKPQFAGDLDSEILQLHSEDYRNPGQLKDGPVLVVGLGNSGAEIALEVGKSHATQLAGRPSGEMPMRHGRTAARFALPMVRFLGLHVLNLNTPIGRKAAPGFKSMAAPLIRTKTKDLVAAGVHLVPRLAGVSEGRPVLDDGSRVEASNVIWCTGYHEDYSWVKLPVFDALGEPQQTRGVAHDVPGVYFIGQEFLFAAASATLPGVTRDARYLASRLAERNPGRATEPVLKQNAAGQAASENV
- a CDS encoding conserved hypothetical protein (identified by similarity to RF:ZP_00615625.1), with amino-acid sequence MNIPLLAGTVSTVLFAASMLPMLLKAVRTKDLESYSVGNIATTNVANAVHSFYVFDLPAGPVWLLHSFYIVASALMLLWCLRYRKVPDDALNEPIGEPVTEGTEQ
- a CDS encoding hypothetical protein (identified by Glimmer2; putative); this translates as MFCPFSYWFSDWFIESVVRDLPVAQAPQEHEGGSNNVEGVQQPNGARREVKDIERMHCIGHVGGGDVADAVGLKVLGAHSFEKHGQHAGCKKHCGYGAGKQWNVHNAKL
- a CDS encoding putative transcriptional regulator, LuxR family (identified by match to protein family HMM PF00196) produces the protein MTMPATALDLGRSAFSEHRWSDALDCLARADAEGGLPPQDIELVASVAMLLGKESEGVAYLTRAHDEYVTVGDMAGAARCAAWLVLYLMNLGEQARGSGWLARAKRMLDGMVDPTEAEGYVLIPTALGALYGGNPETSNELFSRALALGQRFHDRDLTALGQLGVGTARINLGFPDEGLGFLDEAMVAVSAGEVSPIPSGIIYCAVIGSCRLTLDVQRAHEWTAALARWCGQQPDMVMFSGQCQTHRAELFILHGAWEEAMAALKIAQDRSRHGDPEATWGAWYFQGELFRLTGLDEEAASAYAKAAETGFEALPGLALMLVRQHKAAQAQSMVRRAMSGADPANRRRLLPAVVDIELAAGDLEAARAAADEFAAPVRDARRPLEQAIAAQAEANVLLAEGNPHAALAAARKAWRLWYSLEAPFGAASCRVLAGRACKLLGDQDSAAMEFEAAKADFADLGATPAAADVLELTGETSVDASPLTSRELEVLRLIAGGNANRTIARELYLSEKTVARHVSNILSKLAVPSRAAATGYAFEHGLIH